The following are encoded together in the Roseivirga misakiensis genome:
- the porM gene encoding type IX secretion system motor protein PorM/GldM, which produces MAGGKETPRQKMIGMMYLVLTALLALQIKDSVLEKFVLMESGLEVSNSSLLDYNETILTTIQSDVSNQGSKPGDIAVQKTAENIRAYTRGVIGYIEQMKLDVGAEASGGDTAKVYKRSTLKKIEEPSNYLYERHYGDSLKAVLDAFPVQVNAAVSDLEKGGMSPKWMESIALDANGIKFYEDNQEEKKKGFSEFNFYKAPLASVLTQLTFYKNQIYSKEAVALNKLKSLVGTAVTVDPSSIRSLGGLSAAPATPSASPQPQASNDDVAQTPQSSPSNPSNGSASTDIDPDDFLDRQFAGIDYAQAIVLSESNIVTAGLDFNAQTFLTLGNSKLNPKVRINGEEIDVVNGRGLYTTKASAALSDYDANGLAKKSFEVEIVAEDGTGEEITRTTTHEYFVARPVIDVRSQSVDVLYLDCRNDLNINVPALGPAYQPSFRITGGTVTQGSKKGEVSIVPNNRAVKIDVSSAGQYIDSREFEARNVPLPSFEVRVDGNPYDANVGIDNIPSTVTLNLKADAGFESKYPDDANFFVTKGLITISSGKNRIASIDIDGLKTEVDLASIRSRMRSGQRLVVAISEISRVNYANKQIPIPFTGVVEMTIN; this is translated from the coding sequence ATGGCAGGAGGTAAGGAAACCCCAAGGCAGAAGATGATTGGCATGATGTATCTCGTGCTGACTGCTCTTTTGGCCTTACAGATCAAGGACTCGGTTCTTGAGAAGTTTGTATTAATGGAAAGTGGCTTAGAGGTATCTAATAGTTCACTACTCGATTATAACGAGACAATTCTAACAACAATTCAGTCTGATGTAAGCAACCAGGGAAGTAAACCTGGAGATATAGCAGTACAAAAAACTGCCGAAAATATCAGAGCTTATACCAGAGGTGTAATTGGCTACATAGAGCAAATGAAATTGGATGTTGGCGCTGAGGCAAGTGGTGGTGATACCGCTAAAGTCTATAAGCGATCTACCCTCAAGAAGATAGAGGAGCCATCTAACTACCTATATGAAAGGCATTACGGTGATTCTCTAAAAGCTGTTCTAGATGCATTTCCAGTGCAAGTAAATGCTGCAGTGAGTGATTTAGAAAAAGGAGGAATGTCACCGAAATGGATGGAGAGTATCGCTTTAGATGCAAACGGAATTAAGTTTTATGAAGATAATCAAGAGGAGAAGAAGAAAGGCTTTTCTGAGTTTAACTTCTACAAAGCACCGTTGGCTTCGGTTTTAACGCAATTGACGTTCTATAAAAATCAAATCTATAGCAAAGAAGCTGTGGCTTTGAATAAACTAAAGTCTTTGGTAGGTACAGCAGTAACTGTTGATCCTAGTAGCATTCGTTCTCTGGGAGGTTTATCAGCAGCGCCGGCAACGCCAAGCGCTAGCCCACAACCGCAAGCTTCAAATGATGATGTAGCACAAACACCACAAAGTAGCCCAAGTAATCCTTCTAATGGAAGTGCTAGCACTGACATTGATCCAGATGATTTTCTTGACCGTCAGTTTGCAGGTATTGATTATGCGCAAGCGATTGTGTTATCAGAGTCGAACATTGTAACCGCTGGTTTGGACTTCAATGCGCAGACATTCTTGACGTTGGGTAACTCTAAATTGAATCCAAAAGTGAGAATAAATGGTGAGGAGATTGATGTAGTTAACGGTAGAGGTTTGTATACAACAAAAGCTTCTGCAGCATTATCTGACTATGATGCCAATGGATTGGCGAAGAAGTCATTTGAAGTAGAAATCGTGGCTGAGGATGGTACTGGTGAAGAGATTACGAGAACTACCACCCATGAATATTTCGTGGCAAGACCTGTAATTGATGTTCGTTCGCAGTCAGTGGATGTCCTATACTTAGACTGTAGAAATGATTTGAATATTAATGTACCAGCACTTGGACCTGCTTACCAGCCTTCTTTCCGTATTACTGGAGGCACAGTAACACAAGGTTCAAAAAAGGGTGAGGTTTCAATTGTACCAAATAACAGAGCTGTTAAAATTGATGTCTCAAGTGCAGGTCAGTATATCGATTCAAGAGAGTTTGAGGCAAGAAATGTCCCTCTTCCTTCGTTTGAAGTAAGAGTAGACGGAAACCCTTACGATGCTAATGTGGGAATAGATAATATCCCATCAACGGTTACGTTGAATTTAAAGGCTGATGCGGGTTTTGAAAGTAAGTACCCAGATGATGCTAACTTTTTTGTAACTAAAGGTTTGATCACAATTTCTTCTGGTAAAAACCGAATTGCGTCTATTGACATAGATGGTCTGAAGACAGAAGTCGATCTAGCATCCATTCGTTCACGAATGAGGTCAGGTCAGCGTTTAGTTGTGGCAATCAGTGAGATTTCAAGAGTGAACTATGCTAACAAGCAAATTCCAATTCCATTCACTGGTGTGGTTGAAATGACAATTAACTAG
- the porL gene encoding type IX secretion system motor protein PorL/GldL gives MASNLVNKFYGNVMPKIYGLGASVVIIGAMFKLEGWTGATAMLVTGLSVEALIFAFSAFEPKQTDYTKLLYDHSKEGSSNGQGSKDDISFQKVLKEAAFNKEGLQNLKAGMDNLATNAKQMANMSSASVATDEYAKNAKTAAAALAKIDASTSQAATAFSEVATSVKGSGANQTQLKGATEAYQAQLKEAATQLQALSGAYKSELADTESVAKYMKGYLANMETMIKGAMNTAKQTEELQGQMAKLNTNVTSLNKVYGAMLSAMKQTNS, from the coding sequence ATGGCTAGTAATTTAGTAAACAAATTTTATGGCAATGTCATGCCCAAGATATACGGACTAGGAGCGTCTGTTGTAATTATTGGGGCTATGTTTAAGTTGGAAGGATGGACCGGTGCTACGGCAATGCTTGTAACTGGACTTAGCGTTGAAGCCTTAATTTTTGCTTTCTCTGCTTTTGAACCGAAACAAACCGATTACACCAAACTACTCTACGATCATTCAAAGGAAGGATCTAGTAATGGTCAAGGAAGTAAAGATGATATCTCTTTTCAAAAAGTACTGAAAGAAGCTGCCTTCAATAAAGAAGGACTTCAAAATTTAAAGGCAGGTATGGACAACTTAGCAACAAACGCTAAGCAAATGGCCAATATGTCTAGTGCATCAGTAGCTACTGATGAGTACGCTAAAAATGCTAAAACTGCCGCTGCAGCATTGGCTAAAATCGATGCTTCCACTTCGCAAGCAGCCACTGCTTTCAGTGAAGTAGCGACATCCGTAAAAGGCTCTGGAGCTAATCAAACTCAACTAAAAGGCGCTACTGAAGCCTACCAAGCTCAGTTAAAAGAGGCTGCTACGCAACTCCAAGCATTAAGTGGAGCATACAAATCCGAATTGGCTGATACTGAATCAGTCGCTAAATACATGAAAGGTTACTTGGCTAACATGGAGACTATGATTAAAGGTGCCATGAATACAGCGAAGCAAACTGAAGAATTACAAGGCCAAATGGCCAAATTGAATACCAACGTTACTTCCTTAAATAAGGTATACGGGGCTATGTTATCTGCTATGAAACAAACTAACTCATAA
- a CDS encoding SUMF1/EgtB/PvdO family nonheme iron enzyme has product MRKTLLGLMIVLLLGSGVSCSMFDGFLAGGGKESKLIEDGQLLGVLDRDGWYQELPYGMVPITGGTFYMGQADEDVAASQINFNRQITVSPFFMDSEEITNNEYRQFLYHVSELAQNGDRYWDATMIASVMPNPKVWEEEFSYHYADRMVQYYDVHVSFDNYPVVGVSYDAAEKFAEWRTIWLNNGQQAKYEGRSGGGGLFGGKRKSADAAADIGPVLGATPVGPAGTGAATGAEVSTFVDTSPIETRYPKFRMPTEAEWEYAARGGREIVKYPWGNPYTRNKDGCFLANFKPGRGAYADDGHVYTAPVNAFLPNPFNLFNMAGNVAEWCRDDFSPVYNPLVWDLNPLFLYDPDTQADNPHYGKKVVRGGAWNDVAYYIQTGTRSFEYRDVASASIGFRCVMDYLGQEQQ; this is encoded by the coding sequence ATGAGAAAGACGTTACTGGGTCTTATGATTGTACTATTGCTCGGCTCTGGAGTCAGTTGTAGTATGTTCGATGGCTTTTTAGCAGGCGGGGGTAAGGAATCTAAGCTTATCGAAGATGGTCAGCTACTAGGCGTTCTCGATCGAGATGGTTGGTACCAAGAATTACCTTACGGAATGGTTCCGATTACTGGAGGAACCTTTTATATGGGCCAAGCTGATGAAGATGTTGCCGCCTCGCAAATCAACTTCAATAGACAAATCACGGTTAGTCCATTCTTCATGGATTCCGAAGAGATTACGAATAACGAATACAGACAATTCCTTTACCATGTTTCTGAATTAGCTCAAAATGGAGATCGTTACTGGGACGCAACGATGATTGCTTCAGTAATGCCAAACCCTAAAGTTTGGGAGGAAGAATTTTCGTACCACTATGCCGATCGTATGGTGCAGTATTACGACGTACATGTTTCTTTCGATAACTACCCTGTAGTAGGTGTGAGTTATGATGCAGCTGAAAAGTTTGCAGAATGGAGAACAATTTGGTTAAACAACGGCCAGCAGGCTAAATATGAAGGCAGAAGCGGTGGTGGAGGTCTTTTTGGTGGAAAGAGAAAATCTGCCGACGCTGCTGCAGATATTGGACCAGTGCTGGGTGCAACACCAGTTGGACCAGCTGGAACGGGTGCAGCCACAGGAGCAGAAGTCAGTACATTTGTTGACACATCACCAATCGAGACGAGATATCCTAAATTTAGAATGCCAACAGAAGCAGAATGGGAATATGCTGCACGTGGCGGCAGAGAAATAGTTAAATACCCATGGGGTAATCCATATACTAGAAATAAGGATGGATGTTTTTTAGCAAACTTTAAGCCAGGTAGAGGTGCTTATGCCGATGATGGTCATGTATATACGGCTCCTGTAAATGCCTTTTTGCCAAATCCATTCAATCTTTTCAATATGGCTGGAAATGTAGCTGAATGGTGTAGAGATGACTTTTCACCAGTTTATAACCCATTGGTTTGGGATTTAAATCCTCTCTTCCTTTACGATCCAGATACACAAGCTGATAACCCTCACTATGGAAAGAAAGTAGTTAGAGGGGGCGCTTGGAACGATGTTGCATACTATATCCAAACAGGGACAAGATCATTTGAATATCGCGATGTGGCTTCGGCGTCAATCGGATTCAGATGTGTAATGGATTACCTAGGACAAGAACAACAATAA
- a CDS encoding PorP/SprF family type IX secretion system membrane protein has translation MGKISRYQFMTRTFVLTILLACCHVGLRAQQDAQFTQYMFNSLYYNPAFAGLSNGNTLTAIHRSQWFGYEGTINDGGAPSTQMVSYNTSSKLWNGGLGFHVVNDNLGPSTNFELQISGSYFLSLPNNASLSIGVKLGMFSSAIDFDQVVVVDPRDGLVNLSGKESQIRPDIGIGVLYRNGNFFGGFSTNHLIQPEFDFGQDQIANQLLRHYYLTAGYDYALTPDLTITPTLLVRSIGFDAYNWDLSVIGRYQDQLWGGVSYRQSESASAMVGYKILKDRSLSLAYAVDIVLTQAASKEPTSQEIMLIYTFKSKNRIRNLGRNIIRTPRYRY, from the coding sequence ATGGGAAAGATTTCGCGTTACCAATTTATGACTAGAACCTTTGTACTAACCATACTTTTGGCGTGCTGTCATGTTGGATTGCGAGCTCAGCAAGATGCTCAGTTTACCCAGTACATGTTTAATTCCCTTTATTACAATCCTGCTTTTGCAGGCCTATCAAACGGAAACACACTTACAGCCATTCATAGATCACAATGGTTTGGGTATGAAGGAACCATCAATGATGGCGGAGCACCTTCCACCCAAATGGTTAGCTACAATACATCTTCTAAGCTTTGGAATGGTGGTTTAGGATTTCATGTTGTGAATGATAACCTGGGTCCATCTACTAATTTCGAGCTCCAAATTTCAGGTTCATACTTTCTTTCACTCCCTAACAATGCCTCTTTAAGCATAGGAGTTAAATTAGGAATGTTCTCAAGTGCCATAGATTTTGATCAAGTGGTTGTGGTAGATCCTCGGGATGGGCTGGTTAATTTATCTGGAAAAGAATCCCAAATAAGACCAGATATTGGTATAGGGGTGCTATATAGAAATGGAAATTTTTTTGGTGGTTTCAGTACAAATCATTTAATTCAACCCGAATTTGACTTCGGTCAAGATCAAATAGCCAATCAATTACTTCGACATTATTATTTAACTGCAGGTTACGACTATGCGTTAACGCCTGACCTCACCATTACCCCAACTTTATTAGTTAGATCAATAGGATTTGATGCCTATAATTGGGACTTAAGTGTAATCGGTCGTTATCAAGACCAGTTATGGGGAGGAGTATCTTATAGACAATCAGAATCTGCTTCGGCAATGGTTGGATATAAAATACTAAAGGATAGAAGTTTATCGTTGGCTTATGCAGTTGATATTGTTTTGACCCAAGCCGCTAGTAAAGAGCCTACCTCGCAAGAGATTATGCTCATTTACACGTTTAAGTCAAAAAATAGAATAAGAAATCTTGGAAGGAATATCATAAGAACTCCAAGATACCGTTACTAA
- a CDS encoding uroporphyrinogen-III synthase — MSNSINEERLKEVKSLLVSQPKPSDPKSPYYTLARKYGIKVDFRPFIQVDPISAKEFRKQKVDILKHTAIIFTSRNAVDHFFAICNDLKIDIPADMKYFCISEQTANYLQKYIVVRKRKIFTGSRTAQDLIEILKKHKNEKYLFPCSNIRKDDIPKFLADSGYQFSEAVIYETVASDLSDLDDVYYDIIAFYSPSGINSLFVNFADYKQNDTRMAVFGPTTAKAAREAGLILDIEAPQPNAPSMTGALELYIKKANKL; from the coding sequence ATGTCTAATAGCATCAATGAGGAGAGGCTTAAAGAAGTAAAGAGTTTACTTGTATCACAGCCGAAGCCATCAGATCCAAAATCACCATACTACACATTAGCAAGGAAATACGGAATAAAGGTTGATTTTAGGCCTTTTATTCAAGTAGACCCAATTTCAGCTAAAGAGTTTAGAAAGCAGAAAGTTGATATTTTAAAGCATACGGCCATCATCTTTACTAGTCGTAATGCGGTAGATCATTTCTTTGCTATATGCAATGATTTAAAAATTGATATTCCTGCAGATATGAAATACTTCTGTATTTCTGAGCAGACAGCTAATTACCTTCAGAAATACATAGTTGTTAGAAAGAGAAAGATTTTTACTGGATCTAGAACAGCACAGGATTTGATCGAAATCTTGAAAAAGCATAAGAACGAGAAATATTTATTCCCTTGTTCCAATATTCGTAAGGATGATATTCCTAAATTTTTAGCGGATAGTGGTTACCAATTTTCGGAAGCCGTCATTTATGAGACCGTTGCGAGCGATCTTTCTGATTTAGATGATGTCTATTATGATATAATTGCGTTCTATAGTCCGAGTGGCATAAACTCACTTTTTGTAAATTTTGCTGATTATAAGCAAAATGACACTAGAATGGCTGTTTTTGGCCCAACTACTGCGAAAGCAGCTAGGGAAGCAGGCTTAATTCTAGACATTGAGGCGCCACAACCTAATGCACCGTCTATGACAGGAGCGTTAGAATTGTACATTAAGAAGGCGAACAAACTCTAG
- a CDS encoding DUF4271 domain-containing protein, with translation MDTLSEGSQYLFRNISITISVILLLTFAVSRVIFPKMFSAVYNFSKFTSFRIKEDFGSNMRLFSTENFYFTLLLSASISFVGLNLFMFSASLPEYLSWIVPSNFGSGLLIWLLLTISVQLLFLLKFLFLSAFGGLFALPLSVSKHYQEVQALNNCFVLLLLATCTITIYSNYYFPPDLTGVLMTTVVIYLLYRLLNIFFKLWQLKLYSKLYIFSYLCTTEILPTVIGFKLLFN, from the coding sequence ATGGATACACTGTCGGAAGGCTCACAGTATTTGTTTCGAAACATTTCTATCACCATTTCGGTGATCTTGTTATTAACGTTTGCTGTTTCAAGGGTGATTTTCCCTAAAATGTTTAGTGCCGTCTACAACTTCTCTAAGTTTACAAGTTTCAGAATAAAGGAAGATTTCGGCTCGAATATGAGGCTATTTAGCACGGAGAATTTTTATTTCACCTTGCTACTCTCAGCATCAATCAGTTTTGTAGGGCTAAATCTCTTTATGTTCTCTGCAAGCCTGCCGGAGTACCTTTCTTGGATAGTTCCGTCAAATTTCGGGTCAGGTTTACTGATTTGGCTACTGCTCACCATCAGTGTGCAACTCTTGTTTTTGTTGAAGTTTTTGTTTTTATCAGCGTTTGGAGGTTTGTTTGCTTTGCCCTTAAGCGTCAGTAAGCATTATCAAGAAGTTCAAGCCTTGAATAATTGCTTTGTGCTATTACTATTGGCTACCTGCACCATTACAATCTATAGCAACTACTACTTTCCGCCAGACTTGACTGGAGTATTAATGACGACTGTTGTCATCTATTTGCTTTACAGGTTGTTAAACATTTTTTTCAAGCTCTGGCAACTGAAATTATATAGTAAGTTATATATATTTTCTTACCTTTGCACCACAGAAATTTTACCCACTGTAATTGGATTTAAATTACTGTTTAACTAG
- a CDS encoding ShlB/FhaC/HecB family hemolysin secretion/activation protein, whose protein sequence is MFALLRIVLVISFLNLLVSGSLFAQKEVTLNIETKPEYQSIIKRYKYNTKATDSLSAIQTIQSLVKQLHNDGYLLANFTEIRMSNGEMNAIVDPGNPFEWLLLSPGNIDKSIIRKTAYKKSRFSNDRFDYTQLANIENKVLSYAEENGYPFAAISYDSLRIENNQFSASLNLELGPLIKFDTVEIVGEQVLKSSFATRYLGISQGANYDQNIIDGVVQRLSRLPYLRLVKSPALTFQNSEAKISLSLEKRPINTIDGIIGFLPNTSRDNGLLITGQFDLELYNPFATGKKIGLHWRRLSEETQSLRMNYFHPNVLRSPLSMDVDFEFLKQDTTFTRRDFKIDFAYDLSIHGRLSFFTNFRATDLLATSQYENSTSLPDIVDFSLGRYGLSFQLDYLDDLFLPRSGFKLNLSASVGNKTIRQNADLPGELYLGVDLKTLQYQYDLRIDNYLSINPKHIFYSAVRGGVLSNDRLFRNDAYRLGGLNTIRGFSENFFFATTYAYSTVESRLFFDETSYLSLFSDFGYIKGDFDDEGFSGEELVLGIGAGINFSTGNGIFNFVYALGTSESTGGLNFNQSKIHFGYTTRF, encoded by the coding sequence ATGTTTGCCTTACTGAGAATCGTGTTAGTCATTTCTTTTCTAAACCTGTTGGTTTCAGGATCTCTTTTTGCTCAAAAAGAGGTGACACTTAACATTGAGACTAAACCAGAATATCAATCGATCATTAAGAGATATAAGTACAACACAAAAGCTACAGATTCGCTCAGTGCCATTCAGACTATTCAATCTTTAGTAAAACAGCTCCACAATGACGGATATCTCTTGGCTAATTTCACAGAGATCAGGATGAGTAATGGAGAAATGAACGCCATTGTTGACCCTGGAAACCCGTTTGAATGGCTACTATTATCCCCAGGGAATATCGATAAGAGTATTATTAGAAAAACTGCGTATAAGAAAAGTCGCTTTAGCAACGATCGTTTTGACTACACACAACTGGCTAATATTGAGAATAAAGTACTCTCTTATGCAGAGGAAAACGGTTACCCTTTCGCCGCTATCAGTTACGACTCTTTGAGGATTGAAAATAATCAGTTCAGTGCTTCTTTAAACTTGGAACTTGGCCCGCTCATTAAGTTCGATACCGTTGAAATTGTAGGAGAGCAAGTACTTAAGTCCAGTTTTGCGACTCGGTATCTAGGGATTTCTCAAGGCGCAAATTATGACCAAAACATCATAGATGGGGTGGTACAAAGGCTCAGCAGGTTGCCATATCTCAGGTTGGTCAAAAGCCCGGCACTCACTTTTCAGAATAGCGAAGCCAAAATAAGCCTAAGCCTTGAAAAAAGACCGATTAATACCATCGATGGAATCATTGGTTTTTTACCCAATACTAGTCGGGATAATGGACTTTTGATTACTGGACAATTCGATTTAGAGCTTTACAACCCTTTTGCAACGGGGAAGAAGATAGGCTTACATTGGAGAAGGTTGAGCGAAGAGACACAATCTTTAAGAATGAACTACTTTCACCCCAATGTATTGAGGAGTCCATTGTCTATGGATGTAGATTTTGAGTTTTTGAAGCAGGACACCACTTTTACTCGAAGAGACTTTAAGATAGATTTTGCTTACGACCTCAGCATTCATGGCAGACTAAGTTTCTTTACCAATTTTCGAGCTACTGATCTGCTAGCAACCAGCCAATATGAAAACAGCACGAGCTTACCGGATATCGTTGATTTTTCATTAGGCCGGTATGGATTGAGCTTTCAACTGGATTATTTAGACGACCTCTTTCTGCCCAGAAGCGGGTTCAAGCTGAACCTTTCTGCTTCGGTAGGAAACAAGACCATCCGGCAGAATGCGGATTTACCCGGCGAACTTTATTTAGGTGTTGACTTAAAAACACTGCAGTACCAGTATGATCTGCGAATTGACAACTATCTGTCGATCAATCCAAAGCACATCTTTTATAGTGCTGTTAGAGGCGGGGTTCTTTCAAACGACCGGCTATTTAGAAATGATGCGTACCGGTTGGGAGGCCTAAATACTATTAGAGGATTTAGTGAGAATTTCTTTTTTGCGACCACATACGCCTATTCTACCGTAGAGTCAAGACTTTTCTTTGATGAGACATCTTATCTGTCACTCTTTTCGGACTTTGGATACATAAAAGGAGATTTCGACGATGAAGGTTTTAGTGGGGAAGAGTTAGTTTTAGGGATCGGAGCAGGAATAAACTTTTCTACTGGAAACGGAATCTTTAACTTTGTTTATGCCTTAGGTACATCAGAAAGTACTGGGGGGCTAAATTTTAATCAGTCGAAAATTCATTTCGGATACACCACCCGTTTTTAG
- the hemW gene encoding radical SAM family heme chaperone HemW: MAGLYIHIPYCKKACHYCDFHFTQSIKQIDEMVDAICVELEMQKDFLGHDTVYTIYFGGGTPSLLGEEHLRKIMRIIQHEYSLSSNPEVTLEGNPDDLTLQKLTTFFEQGINRLSIGVQSFNDEKLKWMNRQHSKSEAIDTFHTARQVGFENISLDLIYALPHTNHDIWLSDLKQILALRPEHISSYCLTIEPKTAFGNWLQKGKIKPINEDFAAEQFEILLDTLSGRGYDQYEISNFALPGYESQHNSAYWKDEKYLGIGPSAHSYNGKFRKANVANNGKYLKGIGERQIPFEVITLSPEDQVNEYLLTSLRTKWGCDLNLLKVKYDVDLLSSQKHYLNKIAKEDLIFEDEGFLILTDKGKLLADKIASDLFI, translated from the coding sequence TTGGCCGGATTATACATCCACATTCCTTACTGTAAGAAAGCTTGTCATTATTGTGACTTCCATTTCACGCAATCTATAAAACAGATAGATGAGATGGTCGATGCTATTTGTGTTGAGCTAGAGATGCAAAAGGACTTTTTAGGCCATGATACGGTTTACACGATTTACTTTGGTGGTGGTACGCCGTCATTGCTTGGCGAGGAACATTTAAGAAAAATCATGCGGATAATTCAGCATGAGTACAGCCTGTCAAGCAATCCAGAAGTCACACTCGAAGGAAACCCCGATGATCTGACGCTCCAAAAACTAACTACCTTTTTTGAGCAAGGTATTAATCGGTTAAGTATTGGCGTACAGTCTTTCAATGATGAAAAATTGAAATGGATGAATCGCCAACATTCAAAATCGGAGGCCATCGATACATTCCATACTGCACGCCAAGTTGGTTTTGAGAATATTAGTTTAGATTTAATCTATGCCTTACCACATACCAATCACGATATATGGCTTTCTGATCTGAAACAAATACTTGCCCTAAGACCTGAGCATATTTCTTCTTATTGTTTGACTATTGAGCCCAAAACGGCCTTTGGTAATTGGCTTCAGAAAGGTAAGATCAAACCTATAAATGAAGACTTTGCGGCAGAGCAATTCGAAATACTGCTAGATACTCTTTCCGGGAGAGGTTACGACCAATATGAAATTTCCAACTTTGCTTTGCCTGGGTATGAATCTCAACATAACAGTGCTTATTGGAAAGACGAGAAGTACCTTGGCATTGGTCCTTCGGCCCATTCTTACAATGGAAAATTCCGAAAAGCTAATGTGGCAAATAATGGCAAGTACCTAAAGGGCATCGGTGAACGACAAATCCCTTTTGAAGTAATTACGCTCTCTCCAGAAGACCAAGTCAATGAATATTTGCTGACCTCGCTCAGAACAAAATGGGGCTGTGATTTAAACTTGTTAAAAGTTAAGTATGATGTAGACTTACTGTCATCTCAAAAGCACTATCTCAATAAGATCGCTAAAGAAGATTTAATCTTCGAAGATGAAGGCTTTCTCATTTTAACAGATAAAGGAAAGCTGCTAGCCGACAAAATTGCCAGCGACTTGTTTATTTAG
- a CDS encoding DUF721 domain-containing protein, with protein sequence MKQKRVYKSRKSEPETVGSAISQMLKAFKIEGKFFETDLVNSWERVMGKAIANRTSKLYIRNKKLYVHISSAPLKHQLSMSREKILVLLTKEFGQQVVNEVIIK encoded by the coding sequence ATGAAACAAAAGCGAGTCTATAAAAGTAGAAAAAGCGAGCCCGAAACGGTTGGGAGTGCTATTTCTCAAATGCTCAAGGCTTTTAAGATAGAAGGTAAGTTTTTCGAAACTGACCTTGTCAACTCATGGGAGCGTGTAATGGGTAAGGCTATAGCCAATCGCACCAGTAAACTCTACATTCGTAACAAAAAACTCTACGTTCATATTTCTTCCGCCCCTTTAAAACATCAACTGAGCATGTCAAGGGAGAAAATACTTGTTTTACTTACCAAAGAGTTTGGTCAGCAGGTGGTAAACGAAGTGATAATCAAATAG